From the Cupriavidus necator N-1 genome, one window contains:
- a CDS encoding Na/Pi cotransporter family protein: protein MQILLSLMSGVALLIWGAHVTRHGMLEVLGPRLRLVLAAGTASPARGFLAGLGVTALIQSSSATALMTSAFVAGGLVSLPAALPIVLGADVGTSLMARLLSVDISWLSPLLLVIGIALRLSGKASLRGQTGEVIVGLGLITLALQLIRLYAAPLLHAEIVRAVFTSLGHDALLALVIGALVTLLAYSSLAAVLLTATLAMGGVIGPATALPLVLGANLGSGLIACLANSGSSPAARRVSLANLIFRFVGILAFLPMLDAMPWLLDRLGSSAGTMAIDFHMAFNLTLAATLVWFVNPVASLCTRWLPDAHDDAAPSGARYLSQGDLRHPSVALGNATREVVRIGNVIEEMLNGMKLSIVGNDRAVNARCRALDDRIDALYSSVKMYLTDVDAGSLDGEDATRWDEIMLVNINLEYVGDIVERILVDLDQRKLSRNYCFSDEGSAELLELCDMLVANLRTRMSLFVANDRAASALLIDCAGDFQARAGRLTARHIARVAQRRTASVETSALHLDTLRELSQMNALLCAAPAGMRGALPEDTSFLPADNAGAPHAQERLLNP from the coding sequence ATGCAAATCCTGCTTTCCCTGATGTCCGGGGTCGCACTACTGATCTGGGGCGCGCATGTGACCCGCCACGGCATGCTGGAGGTACTGGGGCCGCGCCTGCGGCTGGTGCTGGCCGCGGGCACGGCCAGTCCCGCGCGAGGCTTCCTGGCCGGGCTTGGCGTGACCGCGCTGATCCAGAGCAGCAGCGCCACGGCCTTGATGACCAGCGCCTTTGTCGCAGGCGGCCTGGTGTCGTTGCCGGCGGCACTGCCGATCGTGCTGGGTGCCGACGTCGGCACCAGCCTGATGGCGCGCCTGCTGTCGGTCGACATCTCCTGGCTCTCGCCACTGCTGCTGGTGATCGGCATCGCACTGCGTCTGTCCGGCAAGGCCAGCTTGCGCGGACAGACTGGCGAAGTCATCGTGGGACTGGGGCTGATCACGCTGGCCTTGCAGCTGATCCGCCTATACGCCGCGCCGCTGCTGCACGCCGAGATCGTGCGCGCCGTCTTCACCTCGCTTGGCCATGACGCACTGCTGGCGCTGGTGATCGGCGCCCTCGTGACGTTGCTCGCGTACTCCAGCCTGGCCGCGGTACTGCTGACTGCAACGCTGGCCATGGGCGGCGTCATCGGCCCTGCCACCGCCTTGCCGCTGGTACTTGGCGCCAATCTGGGCAGTGGACTGATAGCCTGCCTGGCCAATTCCGGCAGTTCGCCCGCCGCGCGGCGGGTATCGCTCGCGAACCTGATCTTCCGGTTCGTGGGGATACTGGCATTCCTGCCGATGCTGGACGCCATGCCCTGGCTGCTGGACCGCCTGGGCAGCAGTGCCGGCACCATGGCCATTGACTTCCACATGGCATTCAACCTGACGCTGGCCGCAACCCTGGTCTGGTTCGTCAACCCGGTAGCGTCCCTGTGCACCCGATGGCTGCCTGATGCGCACGACGACGCAGCGCCCAGCGGCGCGCGCTACCTGAGCCAGGGCGACCTGCGGCATCCTTCCGTCGCCCTTGGCAATGCCACGCGCGAAGTCGTGCGCATCGGCAACGTGATCGAGGAGATGCTCAATGGCATGAAGCTCTCGATCGTGGGCAACGACCGCGCCGTGAACGCCCGCTGCCGGGCGCTGGACGACCGCATCGACGCACTCTATTCGTCGGTCAAGATGTACCTGACCGACGTCGACGCCGGCAGCCTCGACGGTGAGGATGCCACCCGCTGGGACGAGATCATGCTGGTCAATATCAACCTGGAGTATGTCGGCGATATCGTCGAACGCATCCTGGTCGATCTGGACCAGCGCAAACTGAGCCGCAACTACTGCTTCTCGGATGAGGGCAGTGCCGAACTGCTCGAGCTTTGCGACATGCTGGTGGCCAACCTGCGCACCAGGATGTCGCTCTTCGTTGCCAACGACCGCGCAGCGTCGGCATTGCTGATCGATTGCGCTGGCGACTTCCAGGCACGCGCCGGGCGCCTCACCGCCCGCCACATTGCCCGGGTGGCACAGCGCCGCACCGCGAGCGTGGAAACCAGCGCCTTGCACCTCGACACCCTGCGTGAGCTTTCCCAGATGAACGCGCTGCTGTGCGCCGCGCCGGCAGGCATGCGCGGCGCCCTCCCTGAAGACACTTCGTTCCTCCCCGCCGACAATGCCGGCGCGCCGCACGCACAGGAACGCCTGCTCAATCCGTGA